In a genomic window of Magnolia sinica isolate HGM2019 chromosome 16, MsV1, whole genome shotgun sequence:
- the LOC131229053 gene encoding ADP-ribosylation factor-like protein 8b, whose product MGLWDAFLNWLRSLFFKQEMELSLIGLQNAGKTSLVNVIATGGYSEDMIPTVGFNMRKVTKGNVTIKLWDLGGQPRFRSMWERYCRAVSAIVYVVDAADRDNLSISRSELHDLLSKPSLIGIPLLVLGNKIDKPEAVSKPSLVDQMELKSINDREVCCYMISCKNSTNIDTVIDWLVKHSKSKN is encoded by the exons ATGGGGCTGTGGGATGCTTTCCTCAATTGGCTCCGCAG CCTCTTTTTCAAGCAAGAGATGGAGTTGTCTTTAATAGGACTTCAGAATGCTGGAAAAACTTCACTCGTGAATGTCATTGCG ACTGGTGGATATAGTGAAGACATGATTCCTACG GTAGGATTCAATATGCGGAAGGTAACTAAAGGAAACGTCACCATAAAGTTATGGGATCTTGGAGGTCAGCCTAGGTTTCGCAGCATGTGGGAGAGATATTGTCGTGCAGTCTCTGCTATTGT GTATGTTGTTGATGCAGCCGACCGTGATAACTTGTCCATCTCAAGAAGCGAACTTCATGACTTGTTGAGCAAGCCCTCACTGATTGGGATCCCATTGCTAGTACTCGGAAACAAAATCGACAAGCCTGAAGCTGTTTCGAAACCATCTCTGGTGGACCAAAT GGAGCTCAAGTCGATCAACGATAGAGAGGTATGCTGCTACATGATCTCATGCAAGAACTCAACAAACATCGACACTGTTATCGATTGGCTGGTGAAGCATTCAAAATCGAAGAACTGA